The DNA window CTGGCTTGATGCCCAGCAACTTGATGATCTGGAATCTTAAACATGGCCTACAGAACTAAAAACAATTGGCTTCTGTCACATAAAAATAGCAATACCTAAAGAAATATGAAatggaacaaaaaaagaaaaaaaaagtgttaatCAGACAACATCAGGGATTCACATGAACTCCCTCCCAGAGCAAGTATCCTTTATGAACACAACATCATCTGCTACGAAAAAATCTAATGCAAAAATAACCATGGACAATATAAAAGACACAGTAAATCCCTATAAGTTGAAACTATAGattcaaagaaacaagaaaaacagagatcaaacattataaaagaaattgaagccGCGAATTCCTTCTAGCCAAAcagatagaaagaaaaaacgaaaagAGGAACCGGAATCCTGATCTAAAAGCTAATGCGCATGATCAAGAAAGTGAAAGCATCGAGAACGAAAACGCTTGTTCTTCAGTTCCAGATTCAAACTAGAGTTGAGGGGCAATCAAACGTCGGTAATGAAACGAAATTAAGGGGGAAATTCACAGAATATTTAGGCGGatcaaacaataaaaaatttagaaaaagaagagagaaacatGGAGAAACGAAATCTGGAGAGAGAGTGGAGGAAAATTAACCTGGAGAGAAGGGAGAAGGAAATcgagaaagaggaaaaagtgGCAATGGCGGAGGGAAAGAGGCGTGAGGGGTTGCCTTTTATTTGTTGGGGTTTCCGGCTGCTGCTGGTTGGTATTGTATCTGGATGCGCCTCAGTCGGCGGCGGGTGCTGCCGCAGCACCTGGCGCTTCACTCCAGAAAAGGCcgctaacttttcataaacaacttttccttctttcacactcataaatcataatataaaattacaacTAGTACCCAATGTGTCGCACGAACCAAATATTCTTCATAAGGATGCGAAAAACTCTTCCTactagacgtgttttaaatttataaggctaacgacaatatgtaacagaacaaaatggataatatttactaacggCTGGCTCAGGCTGCTACAATCATGGTCGGAGAAACTCAAGCCCCCATTATTTTTTTCGCTCCTCTTTGTGACTTTGTCGAACCTTAAGCTAGATTCTTCCTCGCCGACTAAATATAACTCATGCAAAAATCAAGTTTCATTCGACCATACAtgtattttcatttgattgcAACTCTAGTCGACTTCTCTCTACTCTAAGCGCATGTTGCCTTCTGTCTATCTGCATATGTAGTCACAACATATGTAAGGTTGCAACtgaaatctaaatattttaattaaaagtaaacaaatattaatataacgAGAGAATCTTAATTCTCTcgttaattatgaattatagACAAGTATGTATCTCAGGCCTCTATTCCATATCTTCTTTACATGAACATAGGGTTAGGATATGAAACTTATTTATAcatagtaaaatatttaacatatactaagttatatatatatataaacagtaatatttatatatagtagacgGTTATATtgggtaaaactatatataataaaccatatatatatatcccttGAACAGTGGTTTGAAAATCTACTTTATACATTTTTTGTAAGTGCATTTCTTGTTACAGTACATTTTTTGTAAGTGCATTTCTTGTTACAGTacgtcatcaatataaacatgCATTTTTTCtatcatgttctttgtgtttatcTAGATCGAGTATATGTATTATTGTACAGCTCAATAATTACTAatgcaataatatattttttttatatagattttgtgattttttctatttttttaatggtaccatttaaaaattatgaaaataaatgcataaaattggtaataaatacaatattaaaattttgagaaaaatatgaacacAAACTTGATTTCACATTGGAATTTGGTGCAATAATGAACAAAGGAATATGATCAAATAAATGCCAACCATCTCGACAGATATTTATGCtcattaatcaaaatttgcatttaattaaatattaatacgaattattgaattctttttttaattaaattaaagtgGAATAATAGACATGACAtgtgagaataaaataaattaaaaaccatAATCTCtctcctttaaaaaaaaaaaaaatggaatatttaatttagctTCAAAAGTGCTCACCTTTCAATTCTCCTTTTGGAAGAAGATTATGGAAAGAAAGGTTAAAAAGTAGCTCAATCTAACTATGCCTAATATAAAAATGCCTCTAATAAAAgctttttattgttcttattcaaacatatcataatatatcatattaaaataataaacgtaattttgttaaattgaCTACACTTTTGTCTGATAGGTCCTTCAACTTTTAATCCTCTATCTACTAAGTCCTTGAAGTTTAAATTTGGCGTCTAATAAGTCCATAGAATCAAAATTAGAAGTTCCACACGTATTATATACTTTTGACAAAACCTATATTCAACGCAAAGAATATGacataaataaaacaactaTATATAAAGATATGGAATAAAGTATCGgattctctaaaaaaaaaaagtttaagtgTCTACTTGATACGATAATTCTAGTGAGTTAAATCTAAGAACCCTTATACTAGATATGCGAACTCTTAGTTTACAAATGCTAAAACTCCCATGTCgattttgaaatcattccAGATGATTGCAACTCTTGAGAATTTGATCTAATAACCTTATTGAAGAATACGATTTTTACAATATATCTAATAATCTcaaaatgataaggaatcacctcaagagaaagaaagattcGAGTTACCTTATTGAACGAATAtgtcaaggcaagaacacttgtttgatgttcgaatcactctacaagcaagattgatcatgtcaagcttgaatgattataaacatataacctaaactacgtagaattgtaaagaaacttagtcGTTGGCTAAAagagagcacaaatgctctttTTTACTACACTCTCCAGATCTACTTTACAGAGACGACATACATGGCTGAAATAACCCTTTTATCcagaaatattataataataaaaataataaaggacAAAGCCAAATTATTTAAGTAGCTGAGATTATTACCCTAGAGTGATTCTTCTGTGCTTGAAAAGCCAAGAAAGCTTTGAATAGCATTGTAGCCTAATCCCTGACCaaacatcaaaatattttgttagtttgtagcattaattaaaaaatacgtatttttttttttaaattatcttaaattttatctcttaattttgtaaaattattttatttggtctATGTCGAAACTTTTATTAGTTAACGTAACAAAAAGTTGATGCTAACCTAAGGATCACGATGGAAGGAGTGACGTGACGAAGACGAGAAAGATAAGACGGGGAAGGGAGAGgagaatattgttttttaaatattatgcaTTAAATTGACTAATACTATTTATAGCCTCTATATTCGATTGTTGGTCATTAAAAGATGTCTTTTGTGACAAAGAACTATACAGTTGGGTGGCCCTTGTGCAGTGCATTTGAGGGATGGTGCTGACTGAATCCTTTGGTACCTTGAGGGATCCGACAGATACTCTAGCAGGTATGGCTTTCAAACTTTATCAACTAAACCTACCAAGCTAATATGGCTTGAACTAGCCTAACATGGAAGCATAATGGTCCAAAGAAGGCTAAAGTTTTTCTCTGGTGCTTGTGATAGACTTAGAAACTTTAGAggaccgctagcagatattgtcctatttggacttttccttttgggttttcctcccaaggtttttaaaatgtgtcaactagggagaggtttccatacccttataaagaatgtttcgttcttctccccaaccgatgtggggtctcacactTAGCAACAAAGACAGTAGGTAAGGAAAAGTAGGGAAGCAATCAAACTCACAGATATAATTCTGGACAAAACAACGGATGGCTGGACAACAGATTTTTTGACATGAATTCCAAGGACACCATTGGACTGTTCTTTCTCTTCAGAATAGAAATTCCTGTATATTTGAACACCTGAAGCAAGTTGCAcctcataactcatacaatatTCAGATAGCAGCTGGATCATTTTGCACAATAATGAGAATAAAAAGGGATTATGTATCAGCAAACCAACCAGATATGGCTCTTATGACCTTAGAAGGTAAGAACAAATAATGTTTTCCAAAGCTCATATATTATTATGAGTATAAGatcatgaaaatttaatgaaatgaaagttaaCAATATAGGTTTTTACTTGTTtcatcaaaaaagaaaaaaaaaaaagagtatataGGTTGTTATCTTACCATCTGTTAAGGTTTTTACTCCAGGAAGAACTTTATCAAGACTTTCTGCTTCCAACATTGCAGAAAATGAAGGGTATTGACGAACATCCTGCAGAGTTTAAAAACTTTGTATGGAAACAATGGATGGTGGAGAAATGTcaatgttttgatttttgcAGAATTAATACCTGAACCTCAAACAACAAACATTTATTGAAAAGTATCAAGGCTCCAGGCTGAATTCTGAACCAAAGAAGATAGTTAAAAATTAGTAGAGAATCAAAGgtcgaggattgttgggagggagttccACCTtggttgatcatgagtttataagtaagaaatacatcttcattggtatgaggctatttggagaaaccaaaagcaaagccaggagagcttatgctcaaagtggacaatatcatactattgtggagagtcatagttcctaacatggtatcgagccatgtccttaacttagtcatgccaatagaatcctcaaatgtcgaacaaagaagttgggaGCCTCGaagatgtagtcaaaagtgactcaagtgttgaacaaatgatgtaccttattcgagagctccaaaaaggagtcgagcctcgactaaggggaggctgttcgagtgctccataggcctcaaagAGAGACTCTATGGTgtctttgttcgaggggagaattgttgggagaagagtcccacatcagctaattaagaggttgatcatgagtttataaacaaggaataacatctccattggtatgaggccttttggtgaaaccaaaagtaaagtcacgagagcttttGCTCAAAGCGGacatcatactattgtggagattcgtgattcctaacattaaATACCACGTCGTTTTGACATTCAGGTTGTTTTGTCAAGTTCAAGACAATCTTGCCAAATTACAAAGAACCAATGTAATATTTCACAACTATAGCAACTCAAAAGTCTCCAATATTGTAACATCTTGTAAATAGTGTTTGCTTTTTTCTACGAAGAAAATCGTTTGTTTATGGCCCAAATAAATGATTAAGAAagttatataaaataaacaaagcgAGCAAAGGAAGTAATTTTATTATGGAAAAGTATTTACAATACCGAATGTAATCACCAGCAGCACATCTTCCTTCCACTGTCTTCAGGCCATCTAGAACCAGTAAGACATTGCATCAGACAAATCCATGCTAAATATCACAAGACTGCCCAATAGGTCAACAAGTAAAATCATATCCtcaaaaagattcaaaacctACACTCTTACGGTTCTCGTGTTTTTTTGTATAACGTGTGCCGTGCACTGAGCGCTCTCAAGTGAGAGAGGTTTGATTTTTAACTGTTCTTGTTTACGTATTCAGTATACGTATACCATCTAGCACAAGCTTAAGAATGCACAGATAATCTAATAGAAGTACCTTTTAGCTGAGTAAAGAAAGGCTCCTGAACATGAAGCTCAAAGTTAACTGTCTTTAGAACCTGTTATGTGCAAGGCAAAGGCTAGATTAGACATAAAAGTTGGGTTTTGGAAATCATCATAATTAATAGACTCGATCAATCAATGCTATGTATAAAAGCACTTGCATTTACTAATTCAGCTCCTCCTTGGGTAATCAACTCCTTGCATTTTTCTTTGTCCTCCAAGTCATCTAATGACCGACACGGTGCTTTGGAGACCGACTTCCAAAGAGTCGACGCTAGATCGTTATACAATTTGGAAACGTCTGATAGAGAAGTATTGTTCAATCCCCTTGTTATCcatatcaaaatataaatcaaaagCAGGACAGTTCTATTAGaacataaatataagaaaCTGCAAATCGACCAACAAACTTAGTTCCTTACACCGACTAATAGATCCCTTTAAACTTAGCCAACATCTAAAACTAAGCTAAAAAAAGGAACCAAAAACAGCCACAGAAACTAAAATTCCCAAATTCAGTCAAAACAAACATTTAAGATAATGAAAGCTAACCCCACAAGATAACTTAGCCCAACCACAAGAATGTCCACTCCTAGCCCGGATTTAAGATCAAATTAACATTGAGGACTAAACTTTGAtacaacaaaataagaaatccAAGAGAATAATAGTATTTCAACAGTCATCTAATTGAAAGATAGCACAGGGCTGCAAATACGGATTTCTCAGAGAAATGGGAAGAACCTAATTACAGAGAATAGCTTTCCACTTAAACGCATTATGAACTACAGTCAATTATCTAGTTTAAATCCGTTttactaaaaagaaaacaaacaaactacATGtcagaaatcacgactctccacaatggtatgatattatccactttgagctaAAGCTTTCctggctttgttttttgtttccccaaaagacctcataccaatggagatgtattccttatttataaacccatgatcattccctaaattagtcaatgtgggattccctcccaacaatcctctcctcgaacaaagtacactatagaacTTCCCCTAAGGCCTATggtggagccctcgaacagcctccccttaatcgaagctcgactccttctctggagtcctcgaacaaagtataccctttgttcgagtcatttttttactacacctttgaggctcatAACGTCTTTGTTCGACagttgaagattctattgacatggctaggttaagggcatgactctggtaccatgttagaaatcaagaatctccacaatgatatgatattgtctactttaagcataagctctcgtaagCCTTgggggcttcccaaaaggcctcatactaatggagatacGCATGATGattcctaaattagctaacATCCTCAACACTACACTCATAAATTTCCATtatctaaaacaaaaaagaaccaGAATCTAATATGCAGCGATACACTTCTCCTTCACCACTAAATCCGCTACCAAAACCATGGATTCCCGAGAAgtgaatttcaaaatcaacaGAGAGAAACACAAGTTCATAAGGATCAATTTCTTCTACTTCTCCCGAAAATGACAAACTAAGGTTTCATATTTTGAGTACCAGGGCGATCTAAATTGGATCGAGGAAGATCGTCATTCAGGAGGTGGGAGCAGAACTCTGCAGATAATCCTAGATCATGCTCTAGGGCTCCATCGATGTGAGATTGGAGCGTGAACTTGAGCAGCTCTTCCAGGCAGTCTCCGAGCTCAACCGGCGATGATCCTGGTGAAGATGGGCGTCGCTgcatttttatcatattttattatcattaattttccATTCTATTTTTCTGGGAGGAAGCTATCCGTAGAATGTAAGGGCAAAATTGTAATTTCACTGTCATcagaatgttttatttaatttttaataataatattaattgttttatttatattttaatattatcgAGACATATAAGAAAATCGCGTTTAAACGATATAGATTATCTTATCCAAACGACccattttgaaattgtttcaaataatttaatctaaatcgTTTATATGAAAACATGTTGGCGAGAATATTCTACCATTAACACAATTTTTCTCGAGTGGATAAGAATTTAACTATAAATCCATTGATTGATATACAGACATGTATATAACTatgttattttgtataatttagcCGATATACAAACACAAACGCATTTCATCTCTAACTTAAAACATACCCTGAGCTTGCTTGTGCGAGCTTCTCGGGACTCTCGGGATTACCGATTGATTCTATCCTAACCTAACCAACGAGACATGACGGAGTGTCAATGATTAGCCATCTCCAACATGTTTGGAGTTGAACATCTGGCCGGCTGCACCGATCCAACTGAAAGGTGGAGTTTTTGGTCAGCAATGGCTCTAATTGtccaaaccaaaaccaaacacATCATAACAACCGACACAAAAACCAGCCCTGTCCAAACCATGTACGCATATTTCTCCAAAGGCTTGCAGTGGTGTTCCAAGATCTTGGCGAAGGCATCTTTGAGTGTTTGGCATTCCACCAGGCTCTCCATTCCTGGATACACGTTGAGGAAGTCTTGTATTGAGTTTGTGTATGCCTCTACTGTTTTGTACTCGGAGTTGGACATGAATTGACCATTCTCACACCCTTCCTTGCTTTCATTTGAACATGTGAGTAGCTTTAGCACCTGAAAGAACGATAAGATCGGTGTCGGTGTCGATGGAAATGTCGATATCAAAGAGTATGTCACACGGGTATTGCTAAATACGCATCAAGCTGTTATTGCATGTCACTCGAAAGCTTTTCTCTTGTTCGTTGTATAACATTGCATGGCTATATGTTATACAACTTAGAGATGTCTTTTGAACCCAGGAATGGGGTCCTCGAGGCTCGGTGAGAAATTCCTCTTTAAATGGGGAATGAAATAGTGtgtagggagagattttttctCATTAGCTAAATGAAGTTGGCGACCGGGATTATATTCATGGTCTCCATTCTCCATAAATCTCGACAcggatgaaaattgaaataagagGTGGGGACAAAGACGAGAAAGAGAAAGGCTTCTCTATCCCTGTCCCTGCCCCTGGCTCGTAGACATCTTTGTatataatgttaaaaaaatatgttaaatagACCAAACGTGTTAACGAGAAATCCAAggacaataattttattgtcacGAGACTTCTTGAATGTAGACTAAAAGTAAAAccgtaacaactcaagtccactactagcagatattgacttttttaggctttcccttttgggtttcccctaagtttttaaaacgcgggagaggtttccacacactcttataaagagtgcttcgtttccttctccgaccgatgtgagatctcataatccaccccctccaGAGCCCAGCATTCTCGCTTGTActcgttttcttctccaaccaacgtgggatctcacaaaaaccaTACAAATTTGAGCTTAGATTAACGTATTTACCTTGGGGATATCTCCGATACGAATGGTATTCGCTGCGCAGTTTTGAGGTTGGTATTCATAATATGGAGGTTGTGAGAAGGGATTGCAGACCAGAGCAATGTCTGGATATGATACTGAAATTTGTGTGTTGACCTACAAAgcaaaaagaagtaaaaaggttaaaattgtAGGTAATTTTATCAGTTAACCCAACTATATATGTTTTGTAAGCTTGTTCATGATGAAtgcagataaaaaaaaagatcatatagggtaaaaaaaaattacctgaTTAACAAGATCATAAATCTCTGAACTTACATCAGTGAGAACTGATCTTGCAGTTAGCAGTTGCTCACATGGGAGAATAGAACTGAGGCTGTTGTTGTTGGGATTTTCTTGAAACATTTCGAGAGCTGTGCACGTGTCGCTCGAGAAActgaaatcaaataataaaatcaatattcaCTGAGAGCGATCTTAAgaataggatgactaagaaaagcttaaaagaattgaatgtTACGACTTATACCAacaaaatgtactttcttttTCGACGGTTCAATCACTGTGAGTAAAgataaaacatgttgaaatatattgggttttccctttcgatattgtcttttttaggctttccttttcgagatttctcttaagatttttaaaacgcgtttgctagggagaggtttctacacccttataaagaatgcttcgttctcctctccaaccgatgtgggatctcacaggtGATCTCTTgagaattttcttaaaatgcaCGTGcgtaagaacaaaacatgttgaaatgaTCTGTATTTGTATGTagagatagttttcactcttaaaacCGAAAAGTAAGTATTGTCACCACATCGCACGAGATGCAAGAGAATGTTAAAACCCGATCAAACAAAggagaaaatttgaagttgaaacggaaaagagagaaagagttaCTTGTTCAAGAAAAGGTACAAGCCAAAGGAGATCCAACAGAGAACTGTGAGAAGCCAGCAGAAGACAATGAAACTgcaagaaaaacaaagcaagTTGTTTTTTAAGGATGTTTTGTGTTGTGTTTTGTGAGAAGGAACATTGAGATTTGATGTGTAAATAATTGGATAATAATTCTTACAAGTGAAATGGTCTTCGTAATCTGAGAATCCCAAATACtgcaaacaaaacaaaacaaacaaacaaacaaagtacatcacaaaattgaaattcttGGACAAAGTTAGCTGTCTTTAAGAAACCACACAAACTCACCAGACACAGCAATTACAGCTCCCAAGTTTAAGGACATTGTAACCATGGTCACTATGTACCTGCAAACCACACAAACATCCTTTTCAGTACACTCATGAAGATAATATTGAAGAACTTATCAGCTCGGTCTCGTgctatgagatctcacattggttgggaggagaacgaagcattcttttcaagagtgtggaaacctatttCTActgagggaaagtccgaaaggaaaagctcaaagaagacaatatctgcttacAGTGGgtttgagcggttacaaatggtatcagagtcaaacatcgcatggtgtgccagcgaggatgttgggcgccgaaggggggtggattgtgagatcccacatcggttggagagaagaacgaagtatttttataagggtgtggaaacctctccctagcatacgtgttttaaaaaccttgaggggaagaccagaagggaaaacctaaagatgacaatatttgctagcggtgggattgagctattacaaatggtatcagagcaagacaACGGGCGACATGCCAGCGAGAAGGTTAAGCTCCGAAGGAGGATGAACATGAGACGGTGTGcaagcaaggacgctgggccccgaaggggggtggattggggagtcTCACATCCGTTGGATAAGGGAATGAGCGCGAGCGAGAACGCTGAaccccaaaggagggtggatgatgggatcccacgtcggttgggggagagaatgaaacattagaaacctctctctagttgAGGAGAAGTTCGAAAGGAGAAACCTacaaaggacaatatctgctagcggtggacttagagTCACACGTGCCTAACAAGTCTATGAACCGAAGTAATTTAACGTACATTATGTTGAGGCCTTTATGGATCAAGAGCCTGTTCTTATTGGCTTGCCACTGAATAGTTGCAGCTTGAGCATCAAGTTGGTGAGAAGTAGAAATCAAAGCTCCAGAAGTTTGCTCACTTCCACTATCAGAAGTAGAAGCTTCTAAGTTAGCAATCATGTCTTTCATGGCTGAGGTTGTGTCTTGAATGGTGTCTGATGCTCCATTGGCTGTCTCTATTACAATCTTCACTATGTTCTTTGCCTCTCTATCAAATTTACTGCTTCCTCCAATCACCACTCCACAGCCCACGCTGTTAAAAACATCAACAACAGTCATTTTCTCACTGTAAATAAGTAAAGTAAAGTTGAGGGGTTCCATATAAAGAGACTTACATTGCTAAAATGGTGAAGAAAGCAGCCAAAATAATGGTCCATAGGTAAAATTTGTGCCCATAATTTATccttccctttccctttcccctTGCCTTCCCACAGCTCTGAGTTGCAGCCAAAATTGCTCCATAGACCATTCCACACACAAGCCATGCCACTCCAATCCCATACCCTGCAGCTCCTGTGAATATTGTTGACTGaaaccaacaacaacaagatcAATAAAGTCAACTCTGTGTCGTCCCGCTTCGGTGTTTGAAAACCTCGATAATCCCAAAAACTCGATTAATCCAAATGATTCCGAATTAGTTGGAAAAGCCAAAGTTTATGAGTTTGTAttattgtaacagcccaaagcACACcactagcacatattgtctactttagcacattacatatcgctgtcagtttcacggttttaaaacgcgtctattagggagaggtttccacaatcaatgaatgtttcgttcccctctccatctgatgtgggatcccacaatccactccccttgagggcccaacgtcccCGCTCGCACACcaatctattagggagagatttccacactcttataacaaatgtttcattcccctctccaaccgatgtaggatctcacaatccaccccccttaaaCGTCCAGCGTCCCCACTAGCACACcagtctattagggagaggtttctacacccttacgacgaatgtttcgttcccttcttcaaccgatatgggatctcacaatccactcctttggggggccagcgtcctcactggcacatagtctagtgtctggctctgctactatttgtaaccatcCAAACAtaccactagcatatattgtctactttagtccattacgtatcaccgttaaAGAGAGATtgtcacacccttacaagaaatgtttagttcccctctccaacacgTGTGATCTGACAactaattaatgaaatatctCTAAATAATTCACAACTCAatcgaaccgaaccgaactAGTGAACGGGAGAGAAACTTACACTCCAATAGTGTTTGTTGGTGATATTATATCCACCTCTATACTTGTTGAAATGGTTCAAAGGATCATCTCTAACagtatcatcttcttccatgATTGCTTCAAACCCATCATTTCTGTGCACCAAATCTGTCCCTGCAAAACTCATCCATGAAACCCATCTTTTTCCATAACTAAAAACATCAACTTTCATCCTTACCATCATCATCCTGTAGCAGCAGAGAGGTAGAAGATGAAATTTTCTGTCCCACAGTTTCCGGGAAAATCCATCCCCAACTcaccaacaacaaaaacagagcaattCCCATCACTTCACCTCCATTTCTTGATCCCATTCTGGGTTCGCCCAAATTCACaacaaaggagagagaaactgGTAAGAAATCAAATCCCTCCAAAATTTTCGCATTAATATGAACATCTTCAACCTTTtagaacagaagaaaaaacagaggCCAATCGGAAATTGGTCTGCGAAGCTGAAACAGAGggatttgattgatttatttatttatttattcaaaaaaagTAGGCTTAGGCTTAGAACATTTTGATATCAACTCCATTAAAGTGGTACTCAACGAAAccattgatgatgatgatgatgatgattctagagagagaaagttggTGTTCTTCAACTTAATCCAAAATGGTTTGTGTTATGTAATGTAATCACTGATGTTTTCAAATGGGTTTTGTCTGAAAATTCATTTGACCAAAACCattaatctctctctttctctctctagaagtTGCAGTCAAAGAAGTCATTCTTCCATTAAAGTAAA is part of the Cucurbita pepo subsp. pepo cultivar mu-cu-16 chromosome LG03, ASM280686v2, whole genome shotgun sequence genome and encodes:
- the LOC111791000 gene encoding uncharacterized protein LOC111791000, with product MIKMQRRPSSPGSSPVELGDCLEELLKFTLQSHIDGALEHDLGLSAEFCSHLLNDDLPRSNLDRPDVSKLYNDLASTLWKSVSKAPCRSLDDLEDKEKCKELITQGGAELVNVLKTVNFELHVQEPFFTQLKDGLKTVEGRCAAGDYIRIQPGALILFNKCLLFEVQDVRQYPSFSAMLEAESLDKVLPGVKTLTDGVQIYRNFYSEEKEQSNGVLGIHVKKSVVQPSVVLSRIISGLGYNAIQSFLGFSSTEESL
- the LOC111791638 gene encoding uncharacterized protein LOC111791638 encodes the protein MGSRNGGEVMGIALFLLLVSWGWIFPETVGQKISSSTSLLLQDDDGTDLVHRNDGFEAIMEEDDTVRDDPLNHFNKYRGGYNITNKHYWSSTIFTGAAGYGIGVAWLVCGMVYGAILAATQSCGKARGKGKGRINYGHKFYLWTIILAAFFTILAIVGCGVVIGGSSKFDREAKNIVKIVIETANGASDTIQDTTSAMKDMIANLEASTSDSGSEQTSGALISTSHQLDAQAATIQWQANKNRLLIHKGLNIMYIVTMVTMSLNLGAVIAVSVFGILRLRRPFHFFIVFCWLLTVLCWISFGLYLFLNNFSSDTCTALEMFQENPNNNSLSSILPCEQLLTARSVLTDVSSEIYDLVNQVNTQISVSYPDIALVCNPFSQPPYYEYQPQNCAANTIRIGDIPKVLKLLTCSNESKEGCENGQFMSNSEYKTVEAYTNSIQDFLNVYPGMESLVECQTLKDAFAKILEHHCKPLEKYAYMVWTGLVFVSVVMMCLVLVWTIRAIADQKLHLSVGSVQPARCSTPNMLEMANH